In the genome of Streptomyces sp. P3, the window CGCACACCCCACCCAGAGCCTGTGCGACCTCCTGACCATGCACGAGCACAGCCCCAAGCCCCTGCCCGACATCGCCTACTGCTACCTCGGCGACGCCCGCAACAACATGGGCAACTCCCTGCTGTCCATGGGCGCCCTGCTCGGCATGGACGTGCGGATCGCCGCCCCCGCCGGTCTGTGGCCCGATCCCGCGCTGGTCACCACCTGCCGGGAACTGGCCGAGCGCAGCGGCGCCCGGATCCTCCTCACCGAGGACGTGGAGACCGCCGTACGCGGCGCCGACTTCCTGCACACCGACGTCTGGGTGTCCATGGGCGAGCCCGCCGACACCTGGCAGGAGCGCATCGAGCTGCTGCTGCCGTACCAGGTCAACGACAAGACGCTCGCCGCCACCGGCAACCCGGACGTGAGGTTCATGCACTGCCTGCCGGCCCTGCACGACCGCCGCACCCGACTCGGCAACGACCTCTTCGACCGCTACGGCCTGGACGGACTCGAAGTCACCGACGACGTCTTCTCCTCGCCCGCGTCGATCGTGTTCGACCAGGCCGAGAACCGGCTGCACACCATCAAGGCAGTGCTCGTCGCCACCCTGGAGGACTGAAACCATGCGCATCGTCGTCGCCCTCGGCGGCAACGCCCTGCTCCACCGCGGCGAACGCCCCGACGCCGCCGTGCAGCAGGCCAACATCGACCGGGTCGCCACCGCGCTGGCCGCCCTCGCCCACGAAAACGAACTGGTCCTCACCCACGGCAACGGCCCCCAGATCGGCCTGCTCGCCATGGAGAGCGCCGCGGACCCCGCCCTCAGCGCCCCCTACCCCCTGCACCTGCTCGGCGCCCAGACCCAGGGGATGATCGGCTCCCTGCTCGCCTGCACCCTGCACGACGCCCTGCCCGGCCGCCACATCGCCACCCTGGTCACCCACACCCTCGTACGAGCCGACGACCCGGGGTTCGCGCGGCCCACCAAGTTCGTCGGCCAGGTCTACTCCCGGGAGGTGGCCGGCGCTCTCGCCCGCAAGCGTGGCTGGCACGTCGCACAGGACACCACCGGCTGGCGCCGCGTCGTCCCCTCCCCGTCACCGGAACGGATCCTGGAGACCGACACCGTCCACGAGTTGCTGAACAGCGGCGCACTGGTGATCTGCGCGGGCGGCGGAGGCGTCCCCGTGACGGCGGACGACGACACCGGCGCGCTGACCGGCGTGGAAGCCGTCGTCGACAAGGACCTCACGGCCGCCCTGCTCGCCGAGGACATCAAGGCCGACTTCCTGCTGATCCTCACCGACGTCCCGTGCGTGTACGAGGACTACGGCACCCCCGCCCAGCGACCCCTCCTCGACGCGACCCCGGCCGAGCTGCTGCGCAGGGGCTTCCCGGACGGCTCGATGGGTCCGAAGGCCGAGGCCGCCGCCCGGTTCGTCGAGCGGACCGGAGGGCTCGCCGCGATCGGGGCCCTGGACGCGGCGTACGAGATCGTGCACGGCCGCTCGGGCACCCTGATCCGCCCGGATCTCACCGCCGGTTGACGGAGCGGTCCGCACGTCCCGGTGCTCCGGGCCCCGACGGTGCCCTCGACGCCGGTACGCACGAGATGCGCACCTACGCCGTCAACGACGGCCGGGACGAGATGGCAGGCGACCAGGCCGCTCCCGCGACGACTCCGCAGACGGGCGAGTACCTGGACCTCGAGGAGCTGCCGGCGGCGTACGGCCACGTGCCGGACGGGCCGGCGCGACGCACGTCAACGCGCTCAACGTCCTCCCCGACACGCATGACGAGTACGCCTGCGAGCGCACCCGCCGACCTCGCTGAGGGGGCACCCCGGAGTTCGAGATGGCGCCGTACGACCACCCCGTGCACCGCTTCACGGCTGCGGCCGACGGGCCAGCCGTCGCCGCGGCCGGCCCGTCGGCCGTGAAACCCGCCCGGTGAAGGTCTTCCGGGACGGGACGCCTCGGGCCTCGTCGTTGTCCTCCTCGCCGAGGGCCACGAAGTCCAACGACCCCTGAGGACAGGGCCGTTCGGCCCAGCGGCCGCGGACCTTCGGCATCCGGCACCGCCCGGCGTGCGGGGCCAGAGTGAGTGACGTCAGGCACCGACCCGACCCCTTCGAAGGGAACCACGACCATGGCCGTGCACGAGCACCCTCGCCGGAGCTCCGGCTTCCACCTGCCCTCGTTCCGCGGGCACCGGAGCGCCTCCGCATCCGAGTTCGTGTCGGCGGACACCGGCACGCACTCCGCGCGGGCCTACGCCTTCGCGTCCCTGCGTCTGCTCACCGGGTTCGTGTTCCTGTGGGCCTTCCTCGACAAGACCTTCGGCCTCGGCTACGCCACCCCGTCCGGCAAGGGCTGGATCGACGGCGGCTCCCCGACGAAGGGCTTTCTCGGTTCCGTCGCCGTCGGGCCGATGGAGTCGACCTTCCACTCCTGGGCCGGCGACCCGTGGGCGAACTGGCTGTTCATGCTCGGCCTGCTCGGAATCGGCCTCGCCCTGGTCGCGGGGGTCGCGCTGCGTATCGCCGCATTCGCCGGCACCGCGATGATGGCGCTGATGTGGATTGCCGAGTGGCCGCCCGCCCGACACCTCTCCGACGGCTCGGCGAGCATGTCGACGAACCCGTTCGTCGACTACCACCTGATCTACGCCGTCGCCCTGGTCGTGCTGGCCGCCGCCGCAGCCGGCGACACCCTGGGCGCGGGCCGGCTGTGGGCCAGGCTGCCGTTCGTCCGCGACCACAGCTGGCTGCGCTGAACGCCGCCGACGCGGCGGGCCCGCCATCCGGCCCGCCGCATCCCGGCCACTCCGGATCACTCCCGATCACTCGCGAGGAGAAGCGGACCGTGAAGGCGGCGGTGGTGCGGGCGTTCGGTGAGTCCCTAGTAATCGAGAAGCGCCACGACCCCGGGCCCGACCCGGACCAGGCCCGGATCCGCGAGCACGGCACCGACCTGCTCAAGACAGCCGACTGGACCGGGAACGCCTGAACAACCTCATTGCCGGAAGGAATGCCCTGCCATGACCGTACGCGTCGGCATCAACGGCTTCGGACGTATCGGCCGCACCTATCTGCGTGCCGCCCTCGACCGGGCCGAGGAAGGCACCCAGGACGTGGAGGTGGTCGCCGTCAACGACATCACCTCACCCGCCACCCTGGCCCACCTGCTGGAGTACGACTCGACCTTCGGTCGCATCGGCCGCTCCGTCGAGCATGACGACAGCTCCATCACCGTCGACGGGCGCCGTATCGCCGTCACCGCCGAACGTGACCCGGCCGCCCTGCACTGGTCGGACTACGGCGCCGGCATCGTCGTCGAGTCGACCGGCCGCTTCCGCGACCGGGACTCCGCGGCCCTGCACCTGAAGGGCGGCGCCCACACCGTGCTGCTGTCGGCGCCCGGCAAGGGGGTGGACGCCACCATCGTGATGGGCGTCAACGACCGGACCTACGACCGGCACCGCGACCGCATCGTCTCCGCGGCCTCCTGCACCACCAACTGCGTCGCCCCGATGGTGAAGGTGCTCGACGACGCCTTCGGCATCGAGCGAGGAGTGATGACCACCATCCACGGCTACACCAACGACCAGTCCCTCCTCGACGGCCCGCACAAGGACCTGCGCCGGGCCCGCTCGGCCGCCCTCAGCATCATCCCCACCAGCACCGGCGCCGCCCGCGCCGTGGGTCTGGTGGTGCCGGAGCTGGCCGGGGCCCTGGACGGCATCGCGGTCCGGGTGCCCGTGGAGGACGGATCGCTCACCGACCTCGCCGTCGTCCTCACCCGAGAGGCGAGCGCGGACGAGATCAACGCCGCGTTCGAGGCGGCCGCGAACGGCCCGCTGAACGGCATCCTGCGCGTCTCCAAGGCTCCCATCGTCTCCCGCGACGTCATCGGCGACCCCTCGTCCTGCGTCTTCGACCCGGCGCTGACCCAGGCCAACGGCACCCTCGCCAAGGTCTTCGGCTGGTACGACAACGAGTGGGGCTACACCAACCGTCTCCTGGACCTGACGGCGTTGGTGGCGGACGACTGAATCCTCCGAATCGCTCGTCGTGACGGCGAAAGCGGGGCCGGCCGGCAGCCGCAGCAGGGCCGACCGGCCCCGAGGTGGCCCCGTACAGCCCATGGGCTCCTCCTTCGCTCTGCCGGACGATCGAAGTACCGAGAGCATGGAGGAGACCTGCCATGACGGACGACCTGCTCCACCGGCCCAGGGTGGACGACGCCCTGTTCGGGGACGGCACCACCGTGTGCATCCGGCCTGTGTTGCCGGACGACCACGAACAGTTGCGAGGGTCGTACGAGGGGCTCTGCGAGGAGATGTCGCCGCAGAACCTCCGCCCGCGCTTCTCGGCGGCGAGCCTGCGCCCGGCCGCGACGGCCGCCGACCGGGCCCGCGCCCCGGCCCGCCCGGGGCACCGGGTCCTGACGGCGGAGGTGGACGGCAGGGTGATCGGCCTCGCCGAGGCCGCGGTGCGCCCCGCTGCTGCCGGGCGCGAACGGAAACACCCCCGTCGACCTCGAAGGACCCCAACAGCTGCTCCACCTGCTTTCCCGGATGGCGGCGGACCTGCCGCGACTCGCCGAGGCCGACTTCAATCCCGTCCTGGTGACACCGGACGGCGTCAGCGTGCCCGACGCACGCATACGCCTCCTGCCCGCCGCCCCCAGGACCCTTACCTGCGACGACTGCGCTGAGGAGGAACCGCCATGCGACACGACAAGGTCGGCACCGTGATGACCACGGACGTCGTCCGCGCCGAGTACGGCACCCCGTTCAAGGAGGTGGCCCGGCTGCTCGCGAGCCACCGGATCAGCGGACTGCCGGTGGTGGACGAGGACGACAAGGTCGTCGGTGTCCTGTCCGAGACGGACCTGATGATGCACCAGGTGACCGTCCCGGACCCGGACGGGCCGAAGCACCGCACGCGGCTCGCCGAGCTGACGCCCGGCGCCAAGCGACAGACCGCGAAGGGCAAGGCCCGAACCGCAGGCCGGCTGATGACACAGCCGCCCGTCACGGTGCACGCCGACGACACCATCGTCCAGGCCGCCCGCACCATGGTCCGCAAGCACGTGGAGCGGCTCCCCGTCGTCGACGAGCAGGACCGGCTCGTCGGCATCGTCACCCGCAGCGACCTCCTCCAGGTCTTCCTGCGGCCCGACGCCGAGATTCGCACCGAGGTGATCGAGGAAGTCCTGGTTCGCACGCTGTCGCTGCCGCCGCGCAGTGTCGAGGTCTCCGTTGCGGAGGGCGTCGTCACGCTCTCCGGACACATGGAGCGCAGGAGCGAGACGGAGATCGCCCCGTCCATGACCCGGCGGATCGACGGCGTGGTCGACGTGGTCGGCAGGCTCACCTACCGACTGGACGACGCACGCCTGCGTACCGAGGAGCAGACACAGTCAGTGCACGGCGTGGCCGACGACTGGCTGCGCCGGCTGTGAAAGGAGGTGGACCACCATGACCGACACCGTGCTGGTCACGTACGGAACGACGAACGGATCCACAGCGGAGATCGCCGAAGCCGTGGCCGAGGTCCTGCGCAAGGGCGGGCTGACCGTCGAGTCGCTTCCGGCCCGGTCCGTGACGAATGTGGCGCGCTACGACGCCGTCGTGGTCGGCGGCGGCCTCTACGCGGGGCGCTGGCACAAGGACGCACGGCGGTTCGTCCGCCGCAACCGCGTGCCCCTCGCGGAGCGTCCGGTGTGGTTCTTCAGCAGCGGCCCGCTCGACGCCTCCGCCTCCGAGCGGGACATCCCGCCGGTGCGAGGCGTGCAGCGGGCCATGACCCGGCTGGGCGTCCGGGACCACGTCACTTTCGGCGGATGCCTGGAAGACGGCGCCAAAGGGCGGGTGGCCGGGATGATCCTCCGCTCCGGCAAGGGCGGTGACTTCCGGGACTTCGGCGCGATCCACGCCTGGGCGGGAGGCATCGCCGACACACTGACGCACACCTAGAGAAGGAGCAGAGGCACCGCATCGACGATGTTCTCAGCAAAAGCCGGAGCGTGCCGGTGCGCGACCACGGGCGTACGGTCACTGACCGTGGTGAGGAGCGTCGGACGGCGCCACGGGCTTACGCCGCGCCGTGGACTGGATGCGGGTGCGACCGGTGGGTGCGCATCGGACCGTACGCCGTCACGGGACGTCGCGTCGCGGTCTGAGCAGGGCCTTTCTCCGGAGGCCGGGGACCGATGGTCCCTGGCCGGGGACGCCCGAGCCGTTTGACGATGGACGGTGCCAGGACCGGGATGCCCAGGGGAGAGACGAGAAGGCAGATGGACGCCAACGACGGATTGCGTGCACTCGACCGGCAGGAATGCCTGAGTCTGCTGGCCAAGGCGCCGGTGGGGCGCATCGTGTACACGCGGCAGGCGCTGCCCGCAGTCCTGCCGGTCAACTTCTGCCTCGACCAGGACGGCGCAGTGCTGGTGCGCACCTCGGCGTCCTCGGAACTGGCGAGTGCGATCGACGGAGCGGTGGTCGCCTTCGAGGCCGACGAGGTCGACGTCGCCACCCACTCCGGATGGAGCGTCGTGGTCATGGGGACGGCCACCCTCGTGACCGACCCCGCCGAGCACGCACGGCTGTTGCGGACCGGGCCGCGTTCCTGGGCTCCCGCGCCGCAGGAGGCCTTCGTGCGCATCGACCCCGAACTGGTCACCGGACGCGACCTCGTCGGCGGACGCACCCTGTACGGCGTGCACCTCCCCTCCTGATCGCCACGCCTTCACGCGGCCCGAACAGCCCTTGGGACAAGGGCTGTTCGGGCCGCGCGCATGACACGGACGCGCATGACGCGTACGAGCAGGCGACGGCCCACGACCTCCACGAGGCCGAGCGGCGCGCGGCCTCGTGTTCTGCACGGACCGAGTCATCGGCATCTCCCTCCATGGTGCCGGCGCGAAGTCCGGTCCGGGCACGGTCCGCCAGGGAGCAAGCGGACGAAGCCGGGCCGGCACCGTGCTCTCACGCAACTACGGGACCGGCATCCCGACGTC includes:
- the argF gene encoding ornithine carbamoyltransferase, giving the protein MTIDLRGRSYLSELDFTAAEMRHFLDLAASLKAAKRAGTEQPRLNGRNLALIFEKTSTRTRCAFEVAAADQGAATTYLGPGDTHIGAKESIADTARVLGRMFDAIEYRGSAQFLVTELAAHAGVPVYNGLTDTAHPTQSLCDLLTMHEHSPKPLPDIAYCYLGDARNNMGNSLLSMGALLGMDVRIAAPAGLWPDPALVTTCRELAERSGARILLTEDVETAVRGADFLHTDVWVSMGEPADTWQERIELLLPYQVNDKTLAATGNPDVRFMHCLPALHDRRTRLGNDLFDRYGLDGLEVTDDVFSSPASIVFDQAENRLHTIKAVLVATLED
- a CDS encoding carbamate kinase, translated to MRIVVALGGNALLHRGERPDAAVQQANIDRVATALAALAHENELVLTHGNGPQIGLLAMESAADPALSAPYPLHLLGAQTQGMIGSLLACTLHDALPGRHIATLVTHTLVRADDPGFARPTKFVGQVYSREVAGALARKRGWHVAQDTTGWRRVVPSPSPERILETDTVHELLNSGALVICAGGGGVPVTADDDTGALTGVEAVVDKDLTAALLAEDIKADFLLILTDVPCVYEDYGTPAQRPLLDATPAELLRRGFPDGSMGPKAEAAARFVERTGGLAAIGALDAAYEIVHGRSGTLIRPDLTAG
- a CDS encoding DoxX family membrane protein; translated protein: MAVHEHPRRSSGFHLPSFRGHRSASASEFVSADTGTHSARAYAFASLRLLTGFVFLWAFLDKTFGLGYATPSGKGWIDGGSPTKGFLGSVAVGPMESTFHSWAGDPWANWLFMLGLLGIGLALVAGVALRIAAFAGTAMMALMWIAEWPPARHLSDGSASMSTNPFVDYHLIYAVALVVLAAAAAGDTLGAGRLWARLPFVRDHSWLR
- the gap gene encoding type I glyceraldehyde-3-phosphate dehydrogenase; its protein translation is MTVRVGINGFGRIGRTYLRAALDRAEEGTQDVEVVAVNDITSPATLAHLLEYDSTFGRIGRSVEHDDSSITVDGRRIAVTAERDPAALHWSDYGAGIVVESTGRFRDRDSAALHLKGGAHTVLLSAPGKGVDATIVMGVNDRTYDRHRDRIVSAASCTTNCVAPMVKVLDDAFGIERGVMTTIHGYTNDQSLLDGPHKDLRRARSAALSIIPTSTGAARAVGLVVPELAGALDGIAVRVPVEDGSLTDLAVVLTREASADEINAAFEAAANGPLNGILRVSKAPIVSRDVIGDPSSCVFDPALTQANGTLAKVFGWYDNEWGYTNRLLDLTALVADD
- a CDS encoding acetate--CoA ligase family protein gives rise to the protein MPGANGNTPVDLEGPQQLLHLLSRMAADLPRLAEADFNPVLVTPDGVSVPDARIRLLPAAPRTLTCDDCAEEEPPCDTTRSAP
- a CDS encoding CBS domain-containing protein; this translates as MRHDKVGTVMTTDVVRAEYGTPFKEVARLLASHRISGLPVVDEDDKVVGVLSETDLMMHQVTVPDPDGPKHRTRLAELTPGAKRQTAKGKARTAGRLMTQPPVTVHADDTIVQAARTMVRKHVERLPVVDEQDRLVGIVTRSDLLQVFLRPDAEIRTEVIEEVLVRTLSLPPRSVEVSVAEGVVTLSGHMERRSETEIAPSMTRRIDGVVDVVGRLTYRLDDARLRTEEQTQSVHGVADDWLRRL
- a CDS encoding flavodoxin domain-containing protein, translating into MTDTVLVTYGTTNGSTAEIAEAVAEVLRKGGLTVESLPARSVTNVARYDAVVVGGGLYAGRWHKDARRFVRRNRVPLAERPVWFFSSGPLDASASERDIPPVRGVQRAMTRLGVRDHVTFGGCLEDGAKGRVAGMILRSGKGGDFRDFGAIHAWAGGIADTLTHT
- a CDS encoding pyridoxamine 5'-phosphate oxidase family protein, with translation MDANDGLRALDRQECLSLLAKAPVGRIVYTRQALPAVLPVNFCLDQDGAVLVRTSASSELASAIDGAVVAFEADEVDVATHSGWSVVVMGTATLVTDPAEHARLLRTGPRSWAPAPQEAFVRIDPELVTGRDLVGGRTLYGVHLPS